Proteins found in one Seonamhaeicola sp. S2-3 genomic segment:
- the folE gene encoding GTP cyclohydrolase I FolE, whose product MKFDKDLEDFDALGDEHISTSQDTPMRSDAFKLTNEEKMDIIKDDIRHIMETLGLDLNDDSLKGTPNRVAKMFVKEIFSGLDPQKKPSASTFDNKYKYGEMLVEKNITVYSTCEHHLLPIVGRAHIAYISNGTVVGLSKMNRIVDYFAKRPQVQERLTIQIVKELQEVLGTKDVACVIDAKHLCVNSRGIRDIESSTVTSEFGGRFKDKATRREFLDYIKLETKF is encoded by the coding sequence ATGAAATTTGATAAAGATTTAGAAGATTTTGATGCTCTGGGAGATGAGCACATAAGCACCTCACAAGACACACCTATGCGTAGTGATGCTTTTAAACTAACCAATGAAGAAAAGATGGATATCATCAAAGATGATATACGCCATATTATGGAAACCCTTGGTTTAGATTTAAATGACGATAGTTTAAAAGGTACTCCTAACCGCGTTGCAAAGATGTTTGTAAAAGAAATTTTTAGTGGTTTAGACCCTCAAAAAAAACCAAGCGCCTCTACTTTTGACAATAAATACAAATACGGCGAAATGCTTGTTGAAAAAAACATCACAGTGTATTCAACTTGCGAACACCATTTACTGCCTATTGTTGGTAGAGCTCATATAGCTTACATATCTAACGGTACGGTAGTTGGTTTATCTAAAATGAACCGTATAGTAGATTATTTTGCAAAACGTCCACAAGTACAAGAGCGGTTAACTATTCAAATTGTAAAAGAATTACAAGAAGTTTTAGGAACAAAAGATGTAGCTTGTGTTATAGATGCCAAACACCTTTGCGTGAATTCTAGAGGTATTAGAGATATTGAAAGTAGTACCGTTACTTCAGAATTTGGAGGTCGTT
- the proS gene encoding proline--tRNA ligase: MSKKLTSRAEDYSKWYNELVVKADLAENSAVRGCMVIKPYGYAIWEKMQAELDRMFKETGHQNAYFPLFVPKSLFEAEEKNAEGFAKECAVVTHYRLQNDPDKPGKLRVDPEAKLEEELVVRPTSEAIIWNTYRNWIQSYRDLPILVNQWANVVRWEMRTRLFLRTAEFLWQEGHTAHETKAEAIAETKQMNNVYATFVENFMAIPVIQGVKTESERFAGAEDTYCIEALMQDGKALQAGTSHFLGQNFAKAFDVKFANKEGKQDYVWATSWGVSTRLMGALIMTHSDDNGLVLPPNLAPYQVVIVPIYRNEEQFEAISKVAEDIISDLRERNISVKFDKRDTLRPGAKFAQHELQGVPLRIAIGPKDLEDETVEVARRDTLTKQTVILDRISVVVEDLLEEIQKNLFNKALEFRNNHITKVDTFEEFKKVLDSKGGFISAHWDGTSETEEKIKELTKATIRCIPLDMEAEDGVCVYSGKPSKRRVLFAKAY; encoded by the coding sequence ATGAGTAAAAAACTTACTAGTAGAGCAGAAGATTATTCTAAATGGTATAACGAATTAGTTGTAAAAGCAGACTTAGCGGAGAATTCGGCAGTTAGAGGTTGTATGGTAATTAAACCTTATGGTTATGCTATTTGGGAAAAAATGCAAGCAGAATTAGATAGAATGTTTAAAGAAACGGGGCATCAAAATGCATATTTTCCGCTTTTTGTACCCAAAAGTTTGTTTGAAGCAGAAGAAAAAAATGCCGAAGGATTTGCAAAAGAATGTGCTGTTGTAACACATTATAGGTTGCAAAATGATCCAGATAAACCAGGTAAATTAAGAGTAGATCCAGAGGCCAAATTAGAAGAAGAGCTTGTAGTAAGACCAACCAGTGAAGCTATTATTTGGAATACCTATAGAAATTGGATTCAATCTTACAGAGATTTACCAATATTAGTAAACCAATGGGCAAACGTAGTGCGTTGGGAAATGCGTACACGTTTATTTTTACGTACAGCAGAGTTTTTATGGCAAGAAGGCCACACAGCACATGAAACTAAGGCAGAGGCAATAGCGGAAACCAAACAAATGAATAACGTTTATGCTACTTTTGTAGAGAACTTTATGGCTATACCAGTTATACAAGGTGTAAAAACTGAAAGCGAACGTTTTGCAGGAGCAGAAGATACCTATTGTATTGAAGCTTTAATGCAAGATGGAAAAGCATTACAAGCAGGTACATCACACTTTTTAGGGCAGAATTTTGCTAAAGCTTTTGATGTTAAGTTTGCCAACAAAGAAGGAAAACAAGATTATGTTTGGGCAACATCTTGGGGAGTTTCTACAAGATTAATGGGCGCTCTTATTATGACCCATAGTGATGATAACGGATTAGTATTACCACCAAACCTAGCACCTTATCAAGTAGTTATTGTGCCTATTTACAGAAATGAAGAGCAATTTGAAGCTATAAGTAAAGTAGCAGAAGATATTATAAGTGATTTAAGAGAAAGAAATATTTCTGTTAAGTTTGATAAACGAGATACTTTGCGTCCAGGAGCAAAATTTGCACAACATGAATTACAAGGAGTACCTTTACGTATAGCAATAGGGCCAAAAGATTTAGAAGATGAAACCGTTGAAGTAGCCAGAAGAGATACCTTAACTAAACAAACCGTAATTTTAGATAGAATAAGTGTTGTTGTAGAAGACTTACTAGAAGAAATTCAAAAAAACCTATTTAATAAAGCATTAGAGTTTAGAAATAACCATATAACTAAGGTAGATACTTTTGAAGAGTTTAAAAAGGTATTAGATAGTAAAGGAGGCTTTATATCGGCACATTGGGATGGAACTAGTGAAACCGAAGAAAAAATAAAAGAGCTAACAAAAGCAACAATTAGATGTATTCCATTAGATATGGAAGCAGAAGACGGTGTTTGTGTGTATTCTGGCAAGCCTTCAAAACGTAGGGTTTTATTTGCAAAAGCGTACTAG
- the rho gene encoding transcription termination factor Rho: protein MFEISQLKEKKLSELQEIAKKLSIPKYRSLKKLDLVYQILDHQAANPKAVSESSEKPEKSEKKDSTQETKPKTRRPRQRVQKPAQKPQAEEKAVPQKKEETKPAEKNVTVEKSEAPAPAKKGSQEKKQDNTKAQNNQQRNQQNKNQQRNQQNKKGNVDNGNKDNRNRYREPDYEFDAIIESEGVLDIMQDGYGFLRSSDYNYLSSPDDIYVSQSQIRLFGLKKGDTVLGNVRPPKEGEKYFPLIKVTKINGQKPEVVRDRVSFEHLTPLFPQEKFNIAEKQSTISTRIMDLFAPIGKGQRGMIVSQPKTGKTMLLKDVANAIAANHPEVYLMILLIDERPEEVTDMQRNVRGEVISSTFDKEAHEHVKIADIVLEKAKRLVECGHDVVILLDSITRLARAYNTVQPASGKILSGGVDANALHKPKRFFGAARNIENGGSLTIIATALTETGSKMDEVIFEEFKGTGNMELQLDRKISNRRIFPAIDLTSSSTRRDDLLLDENTIQRMWVLRKYLADMNPVEAMEFTNDRFKQTRNNEEFLISMNG, encoded by the coding sequence ATGTTTGAAATTTCACAACTAAAAGAAAAGAAACTCTCTGAATTACAAGAGATTGCAAAAAAATTAAGTATTCCTAAATACCGTTCTTTAAAAAAATTAGATCTAGTTTATCAAATACTAGATCACCAAGCGGCTAACCCTAAGGCTGTATCAGAATCTTCAGAAAAGCCCGAAAAGTCCGAAAAGAAAGATTCTACACAAGAAACCAAGCCAAAAACAAGAAGGCCAAGGCAACGTGTACAAAAACCTGCTCAAAAACCTCAAGCCGAAGAAAAAGCGGTACCTCAAAAGAAAGAGGAAACTAAACCAGCAGAAAAAAACGTAACCGTTGAAAAATCTGAAGCTCCTGCACCAGCAAAAAAAGGTAGTCAAGAGAAAAAACAAGACAATACCAAGGCTCAGAACAACCAACAAAGAAATCAACAAAATAAAAATCAACAAAGAAATCAGCAAAATAAAAAAGGTAATGTTGATAACGGAAATAAAGATAACAGAAACCGCTATCGTGAGCCTGATTATGAGTTTGATGCTATTATTGAGAGCGAAGGCGTTTTAGATATTATGCAGGACGGCTACGGATTTTTACGTTCATCAGATTACAACTATTTGTCATCTCCTGATGATATTTATGTATCACAATCGCAAATACGATTATTTGGACTTAAAAAGGGCGATACTGTTTTAGGTAATGTTAGACCTCCTAAAGAAGGTGAAAAATATTTCCCTTTAATTAAGGTTACTAAAATAAATGGACAGAAACCAGAAGTGGTTAGAGACCGTGTTTCTTTTGAGCATTTAACCCCTTTATTCCCACAAGAAAAATTCAATATTGCAGAAAAGCAAAGTACCATTTCTACTAGAATAATGGATTTGTTTGCTCCTATTGGTAAAGGGCAACGTGGTATGATAGTATCGCAACCAAAAACTGGTAAAACCATGTTACTTAAAGATGTGGCCAATGCAATTGCTGCCAATCATCCAGAGGTTTACTTAATGATTTTATTAATTGATGAACGCCCCGAAGAAGTAACAGACATGCAACGCAATGTAAGAGGTGAAGTTATTTCTTCTACCTTTGATAAAGAAGCTCATGAACATGTTAAAATAGCCGACATTGTTTTAGAAAAAGCAAAACGATTGGTAGAATGTGGTCATGATGTGGTAATTCTTTTAGATTCTATCACGCGTTTAGCAAGAGCATACAATACCGTACAACCAGCTTCTGGTAAAATATTAAGTGGTGGTGTAGATGCCAACGCATTACATAAACCTAAACGTTTCTTTGGTGCCGCTAGAAATATTGAAAACGGCGGGTCTTTAACCATAATAGCCACAGCTCTTACAGAAACTGGTTCTAAAATGGACGAGGTTATTTTTGAAGAATTTAAAGGAACTGGTAATATGGAACTACAATTAGATAGAAAAATATCTAACCGTAGAATTTTCCCTGCTATAGACCTTACATCATCAAGCACACGTAGAGATGATTTACTACTTGATGAAAATACCATTCAGCGCATGTGGGTATTACGTAAATACCTTGCAGACATGAATCCGGTAGAAGCTATGGAGTTTACAAACGATCGTTTTAAACAAACTAGAAATAACGAAGAATTCTTAATATCCATGAATGGATAA
- a CDS encoding transposase → MSGKRLQRHYKDHLSDFKQWEHKSHAKQWLVFPENLGSYLSIDETALSKGELYTIITNKKAKGKKGALVGIFHGTKVEPIIEQLLKIPAKKRAKVKEITLDMANSMKTISTKCFPKAIQVTDRFHVQKLAIEALQDLRIKYRWEALDQENEQIKLSRAADKEFKPVTFSNGDSSKQLLARSRYLLYKSPDKWTPNQKERGQILFNEYPELKKAYGLVQGLRNIFNQAIDIKVAYTKLAHWYKDVEESGFKSFQTVANSITLNYRSVLNYFINRSTNASAESFNAKVKAFRSQFRGVRNTEYFLYRLIKLYS, encoded by the coding sequence ATGTCCGGAAAAAGGCTTCAAAGACATTATAAGGATCACTTAAGTGATTTTAAGCAATGGGAGCATAAGAGTCATGCTAAACAGTGGCTTGTTTTCCCTGAAAACTTAGGTTCTTATTTATCCATTGATGAGACAGCGCTGTCCAAGGGAGAGCTCTATACCATCATTACCAATAAGAAGGCCAAAGGAAAGAAAGGGGCTTTAGTTGGGATATTCCACGGAACTAAAGTGGAGCCTATTATCGAACAACTCTTGAAGATCCCAGCAAAGAAGCGTGCTAAAGTGAAAGAGATCACCTTAGACATGGCTAACTCTATGAAAACGATCTCCACTAAATGTTTCCCGAAAGCCATCCAAGTAACAGACAGGTTCCATGTACAGAAGCTGGCAATAGAGGCGCTCCAAGATCTTCGTATCAAATACCGATGGGAAGCTTTGGATCAAGAAAATGAACAGATAAAGCTATCTAGAGCTGCCGACAAAGAATTTAAACCTGTAACTTTTTCTAATGGTGATAGCTCAAAACAACTCCTGGCCAGGAGTAGATATCTACTGTATAAATCCCCAGATAAATGGACTCCAAATCAGAAAGAGAGGGGACAGATATTGTTTAATGAATACCCAGAATTAAAGAAAGCTTATGGACTTGTTCAAGGCTTGAGGAATATTTTTAACCAAGCCATAGATATTAAAGTAGCTTACACCAAACTAGCCCACTGGTACAAAGATGTAGAGGAGTCAGGATTTAAGAGCTTCCAAACGGTAGCCAATAGTATTACTTTAAATTACCGCTCTGTACTCAACTATTTTATAAACAGAAGTACTAATGCTTCAGCTGAATCCTTTAATGCCAAAGTAAAGGCTTTTAGATCTCAATTTAGGGGAGTCAGGAATACGGAATACTTCTTATATCGCTTGATTAAATTATATTCTTAA
- a CDS encoding OmpP1/FadL family transporter, translating to MKKINLLVIGLLSMSSIYAQDLTDALRYSQDNIQGTARFRALSGAFGALGGDMSAVSLNPASSAVFIRSHASISGTNVHSKNNSNYFGGSGSTNESNFDINQAGAAFVFASNTNSPWRKFSLAVAYERTNNHDDNWYAFGTNNTNDPNFSNSIASYFYDYADGKRLDEISAFPGESPSDAYRDIGNTYGFAHQQAFLGFESFILEPDDIDNDANTIYTSNIDPGTFMHDYSYIATGYNGKVSFNIATQYEDNLYLGLNLNSHFIDYQRSTLLFEENNNTGSTVNYVEFENALNTTGNGFSFQLGGIMKLTPEFRIGITYDSPTWYTIEEETSQYLATDGDNGFVEIYPQITNVYPQYKLQTPAQITGSLAYVFGKQGLISFDYSRKDYGSTKFKPENDAYYQDLNANISNTFTDASTYRLGGEYKHKQFSFRGGYRFEESPYTDGITVGDLNGYSFGLGYNFGNTKLDFTYDYAERSFINKLYHLDFGDAPQATVDRKNSNITVTLSFNI from the coding sequence ATGAAAAAGATAAATTTACTAGTCATAGGTTTATTGTCTATGTCTTCAATTTACGCACAAGATTTAACAGATGCCCTACGATATTCTCAAGATAACATTCAAGGTACAGCTCGTTTTAGAGCGTTAAGTGGTGCTTTTGGCGCCTTGGGTGGAGACATGAGTGCCGTTAGTTTAAACCCTGCAAGTTCTGCAGTTTTTATTAGAAGTCATGCCTCTATATCTGGCACAAATGTTCATTCTAAGAATAATTCTAACTACTTTGGAGGTTCTGGTAGTACCAATGAGTCTAATTTCGATATAAACCAAGCAGGAGCTGCTTTTGTTTTTGCTTCTAATACAAATTCACCATGGAGAAAATTTTCATTGGCAGTAGCTTATGAAAGAACCAATAACCATGACGACAACTGGTATGCTTTTGGAACAAACAATACAAACGATCCTAATTTTAGCAACTCTATTGCTAGCTATTTTTACGATTATGCTGATGGTAAAAGGTTAGACGAAATTTCAGCTTTCCCAGGCGAATCTCCAAGCGATGCTTACCGAGATATAGGAAATACTTATGGTTTTGCACATCAACAAGCTTTTTTAGGTTTTGAATCTTTTATTCTAGAACCAGATGATATTGATAATGATGCTAACACTATTTACACTTCTAATATTGATCCAGGAACTTTTATGCACGATTACTCATATATAGCAACTGGTTACAATGGTAAAGTATCTTTTAATATTGCAACCCAATATGAAGACAATTTATATTTAGGATTAAACTTAAACTCGCACTTTATAGACTATCAACGTTCAACATTATTATTTGAAGAAAACAACAACACGGGATCAACAGTTAATTATGTAGAGTTTGAAAACGCCTTAAACACTACTGGTAATGGTTTTTCTTTTCAACTTGGTGGTATCATGAAACTAACCCCAGAGTTTAGAATTGGTATAACTTATGACTCTCCTACTTGGTATACTATTGAAGAAGAAACATCACAATATTTAGCCACTGATGGCGATAATGGTTTTGTAGAAATTTATCCGCAAATTACAAACGTATACCCTCAATACAAACTACAAACACCTGCTCAAATTACAGGAAGTTTAGCATACGTTTTTGGTAAACAAGGCTTAATAAGTTTTGATTATTCTAGAAAAGATTATGGTAGCACCAAATTTAAACCAGAAAATGATGCTTATTACCAAGACCTAAACGCTAATATTAGTAATACATTTACAGATGCCTCTACGTATAGACTTGGTGGAGAATACAAACACAAACAATTTAGTTTTAGAGGAGGCTACCGTTTTGAAGAAAGCCCTTATACCGATGGCATTACTGTTGGAGACCTTAACGGATATTCTTTTGGTTTAGGTTATAACTTTGGAAACACCAAACTAGATTTTACCTATGATTATGCCGAAAGATCTTTTATTAATAAACTGTATCATTTAGATTTTGGTGATGCACCACAAGCTACGGTAGATAGAAAAAACTCTAACATTACAGTAACATTAAGCTTTAATATTTAA
- a CDS encoding AraC family transcriptional regulator has product MANWRNKIQIDENFERDLALLSGNSMGIYFQFEGIHKMIIHFKPLNEVFSEEVFKTDSGVLVNFERDLIDEDDIEYALDVMSLFNKYPQFVLTEGGEIAKVQQVIHLLKTEFCNEEASYIMLKTLLKVLLLHLIRHQNNNFLEQDLHQKRVFKFLELMETHFLNETSAEFYANTIGISVKRLNQILKEKLNLTAKQIINQRQITEAKRILVKSEMTAKELAFKLGFDSISSFSRFFKKHVGLSPSDFKKH; this is encoded by the coding sequence GTGGCAAATTGGAGAAATAAAATACAAATTGATGAAAATTTTGAAAGAGATTTAGCATTGCTTTCTGGTAATTCAATGGGTATTTATTTTCAATTTGAAGGAATTCATAAAATGATTATTCATTTTAAACCCTTAAATGAAGTGTTTTCTGAAGAAGTATTCAAAACTGATAGTGGGGTTTTGGTGAATTTTGAACGAGATTTAATTGATGAAGATGATATTGAATATGCGCTAGATGTAATGTCGTTATTTAATAAATATCCCCAATTTGTTTTAACAGAAGGAGGGGAGATTGCTAAGGTTCAACAAGTAATTCATTTGTTAAAAACTGAATTTTGTAATGAAGAGGCATCATATATTATGCTTAAAACTTTATTGAAGGTTTTGTTGTTACATTTAATAAGGCATCAAAATAATAATTTTTTAGAGCAGGATTTACATCAAAAGCGCGTATTTAAATTTTTAGAGTTAATGGAAACCCATTTTTTAAATGAAACGAGTGCTGAATTTTATGCCAATACTATAGGGATTAGTGTAAAACGGTTAAATCAAATTTTAAAAGAGAAATTAAATCTTACGGCCAAACAAATCATTAACCAACGGCAGATTACAGAAGCTAAACGTATACTTGTTAAAAGTGAAATGACAGCTAAGGAATTAGCTTTTAAATTAGGGTTTGATTCTATAAGTAGTTTCTCAAGGTTTTTTAAGAAGCATGTGGGGCTTAGTCCTTCAGATTTTAAGAAACACTAA
- a CDS encoding DUF4293 domain-containing protein gives MLQRIQTVYLLLAAGVSGGLIFLFELWTLEDGVKMFAQDINYVFAAFLTSAFFSVVAIFRYKNRKSQFMLGRLNIILNFILLGFLVYQSLNLSGETNVSEKGIGMFIPIFSIVFLALANKAIKKDEDLVKSVDRLR, from the coding sequence ATGTTACAAAGAATACAAACAGTTTATCTTTTGCTTGCAGCTGGTGTTTCGGGAGGTTTAATTTTCCTTTTTGAATTATGGACACTAGAAGATGGTGTTAAGATGTTTGCGCAAGATATTAATTATGTGTTTGCAGCTTTTTTAACGTCTGCTTTTTTCTCTGTTGTAGCAATTTTTAGATACAAAAACAGGAAGTCTCAATTTATGTTGGGGCGTCTTAATATCATATTAAACTTTATTTTACTAGGATTTCTTGTATATCAATCTCTAAATTTATCTGGAGAAACTAACGTTTCTGAGAAAGGTATTGGGATGTTCATTCCTATTTTTTCTATCGTATTTTTGGCTTTGGCCAATAAAGCCATTAAAAAGGATGAAGATCTTGTAAAATCTGTAGATCGATTACGATAA
- the rpsT gene encoding 30S ribosomal protein S20, translated as MANHKSALKRIRSNEAKRVLNRYQHKTTRSAIKKLRELTDKKEAEALYPQVVSMLDKLAKKNVIHANKAANLKSGLAKHVAAL; from the coding sequence ATGGCAAATCATAAGTCAGCATTAAAAAGAATAAGAAGTAACGAAGCTAAACGTGTTTTAAATAGATATCAACACAAAACTACACGTAGCGCTATTAAAAAGTTACGTGAGTTAACAGATAAAAAAGAAGCAGAGGCTTTATATCCTCAAGTTGTTTCTATGTTAGATAAATTAGCTAAGAAAAATGTTATTCATGCTAATAAAGCAGCGAACCTAAAATCTGGTTTAGCTAAGCATGTAGCTGCTTTGTAG
- a CDS encoding MFS transporter encodes MKKISNLGVFTILLVSSLTIMVGSVIAPSLSAIVHNVNFGFSPGWLITLPSLGVVLFAPLIGRLLPKLGVLKMLCLGLIPYAILGFLGAFISNDYLLIIDRVLLGGATVAVQVAATAYIANCFSGEKRMKIIAWQGMSIELGGVVFLAIGGVLGEINWEFPFYIYLIALLCLLLVAKTLPKPEFNTKDQTKILRQKNKNNPKVQLIFIASLLAMMLFFVSFVTLPLYLPKTFRFNESQTGYLMALISVVAIITASQMPKMIKFLGDGKTVVLGFMFFMLGYLVLAITNNAVFLVFIVIFIGIGFGFTIPLLNHMMVEASTPQNQGKNLGLFSMGVFGGQFLSTFIEYVSNNHIVIYGVATTLALVITCVMYVMFQNLSYSQN; translated from the coding sequence ATGAAAAAGATATCAAACTTAGGCGTTTTTACCATACTATTAGTTAGTAGTTTAACTATTATGGTTGGCTCAGTTATAGCCCCTTCATTATCAGCTATTGTACATAATGTAAATTTTGGTTTTTCACCAGGTTGGTTAATTACCTTACCATCGTTAGGAGTAGTTTTATTTGCCCCTCTAATAGGTAGGTTGTTACCAAAATTAGGTGTTTTAAAAATGTTGTGTTTAGGCCTAATTCCGTATGCTATTTTAGGGTTTTTGGGAGCCTTCATTTCAAATGATTATTTGCTAATTATAGATAGAGTCCTTTTAGGAGGAGCAACGGTGGCGGTTCAGGTTGCTGCTACAGCTTACATTGCTAATTGTTTCTCAGGAGAAAAAAGGATGAAAATTATTGCTTGGCAAGGCATGAGTATTGAACTTGGGGGTGTTGTTTTTCTCGCTATTGGTGGGGTTTTAGGTGAAATTAACTGGGAATTTCCGTTTTACATATATCTTATAGCTTTGTTGTGCTTATTACTAGTGGCTAAAACATTGCCAAAACCTGAGTTTAACACTAAAGACCAAACAAAAATATTGAGACAAAAAAATAAAAATAATCCTAAAGTACAACTTATTTTTATCGCCTCATTATTAGCTATGATGTTGTTTTTTGTAAGTTTTGTAACCTTGCCATTGTATTTGCCAAAAACTTTTAGGTTTAATGAATCTCAAACGGGTTATTTAATGGCATTAATTTCTGTGGTTGCTATTATAACAGCTAGCCAAATGCCTAAAATGATAAAGTTTTTGGGTGATGGTAAAACGGTGGTACTTGGTTTTATGTTTTTTATGTTAGGCTATTTAGTTTTAGCTATAACAAATAATGCCGTTTTTTTAGTATTTATAGTGATTTTTATTGGTATTGGATTTGGGTTTACTATTCCTCTATTAAATCATATGATGGTTGAAGCTAGTACACCGCAAAATCAGGGTAAAAATTTAGGGCTTTTCTCTATGGGGGTTTTTGGAGGGCAGTTTCTTTCCACTTTTATAGAATATGTTTCAAATAATCATATAGTTATATATGGAGTAGCTACGACTTTAGCTCTTGTTATTACATGTGTAATGTATGTGATGTTTCAAAATCTTTCTTACAGCCAAAATTAA
- a CDS encoding peptidylprolyl isomerase, with protein sequence MSQVKENDTVRVHYTGKLSNGQVFDSSLEREPLEVTLGQGMLIPGFEKGIIDMKLNEKKTINIPVNEAYGEVQKELFYEVKKEQLPPEMTPEVGMGLASKGPDGREVQFRVAEVNEDHIIVDANHPLAGQELIFDLELIEIK encoded by the coding sequence ATGAGTCAAGTTAAAGAAAATGATACCGTAAGAGTACATTACACAGGAAAATTAAGTAACGGTCAAGTTTTTGACAGTTCTTTAGAAAGAGAACCATTAGAAGTTACTTTAGGTCAAGGAATGCTTATTCCTGGTTTTGAAAAAGGTATTATTGACATGAAATTAAACGAGAAAAAAACCATAAATATTCCAGTTAACGAAGCCTACGGCGAAGTGCAAAAAGAATTATTTTACGAAGTAAAAAAAGAACAATTACCTCCAGAAATGACTCCAGAGGTTGGCATGGGATTAGCTTCAAAAGGACCAGATGGTAGAGAAGTACAATTTAGAGTAGCCGAAGTAAATGAAGATCATATTATTGTTGATGCTAATCACCCATTAGCAGGACAAGAATTAATATTTGATTTAGAGCTTATTGAAATAAAATAA